One genomic window of [Clostridium] scindens ATCC 35704 includes the following:
- a CDS encoding DUF368 domain-containing protein — MLKEGIEGFCMALADSVPGVSGGTVAFIMGFYDRFIGSINNIVFGKAEKKKEAASYLLRLGAGWVIGMALAALALSSLFESHIYVVSSLFIGFIAGAIPLIIKEEKENFYKIGKGVLFLILGILLVVGITWMNGKIGGTSVNLSSFSMGLGLKLFLIGICAISAMFLPGISGSTLLLVFGVYMPVITAIKGILHLELSYFPSLAMFGGGILVGALTVVKIIKLCLEKFRVQTVYLILGMMIGSFYAIIMGPTTLENAMPAMSLNSFQVISCILGFIMVLGMQMMKERNDNLSKKASGIMMWWESWTGTVSIRYKIWKN; from the coding sequence TATGGGATTTTATGACCGTTTTATCGGTTCGATCAATAATATTGTTTTCGGAAAGGCGGAAAAGAAGAAGGAAGCAGCAAGTTATTTGCTCAGGCTTGGTGCAGGCTGGGTAATTGGAATGGCTCTTGCGGCATTGGCACTTTCTTCTTTATTTGAAAGTCATATTTATGTGGTCAGTTCACTGTTTATTGGATTCATTGCGGGAGCTATCCCGCTGATTATAAAAGAGGAGAAGGAGAATTTTTATAAGATTGGAAAAGGTGTATTGTTTCTGATATTGGGAATTCTCCTTGTTGTAGGGATTACCTGGATGAACGGAAAAATCGGTGGTACATCTGTTAATCTTTCCAGTTTTTCCATGGGGCTCGGTTTGAAATTGTTTCTGATTGGGATATGTGCAATCTCTGCTATGTTCCTGCCGGGGATTTCCGGTTCAACATTGCTTTTAGTGTTTGGAGTCTATATGCCAGTCATTACTGCAATTAAGGGAATCCTTCATTTGGAACTTTCCTATTTCCCATCACTTGCTATGTTTGGAGGAGGCATTCTTGTGGGAGCACTTACAGTAGTGAAAATCATTAAGTTGTGTCTGGAGAAGTTCCGGGTGCAGACTGTGTATTTAATTCTTGGTATGATGATCGGGTCATTTTATGCAATTATAATGGGGCCTACGACTTTGGAAAATGCAATGCCTGCAATGAGCCTGAATAGTTTCCAGGTGATTTCATGCATTCTTGGATTTATAATGGTTTTAGGAATGCAGATGATGAAAGAGCGGAATGATAACTTATCCAAGAAAGCCTCTGGGATTATGATGTGGTGGGAATCATGGACGGGGACGGTCAGCATCAGGTACAAGATATGGAAAAACTGA
- a CDS encoding glycosyltransferase family protein, translating to MEKLILKARSCGKSLILGTRQISEKMPLRSRFGNTITRNIFRLMTGTAVSDTQSGLRAFSSEMNREFCEVSGERYEYETEVLLYCVKQKIPIVEVPIETIYRDKENSTSHFRVIRDSFRIYKEFIKE from the coding sequence ATGGAAAAACTGATTTTGAAGGCAAGATCCTGCGGCAAATCATTGATTCTGGGAACTAGACAGATTTCTGAAAAGATGCCGCTCCGTTCCCGGTTTGGCAATACGATCACGAGAAATATATTTCGTTTAATGACGGGGACTGCAGTTAGTGATACACAATCCGGTCTGCGGGCATTTTCAAGTGAAATGAACCGTGAGTTTTGCGAGGTTTCTGGAGAACGTTATGAATATGAAACGGAGGTATTGCTTTATTGTGTAAAACAGAAAATTCCGATTGTGGAGGTTCCGATTGAGACAATTTATCGGGATAAAGAGAACAGCACCTCCCATTTTCGTGTAATACGGGATTCTTTCCGTATATATAAGGAGTTTATAAAAGAATAG